One window from the genome of Parasteatoda tepidariorum isolate YZ-2023 chromosome 8, CAS_Ptep_4.0, whole genome shotgun sequence encodes:
- the LOC107437755 gene encoding cytochrome P450 3A8, translating into MSEHLFVTFVIGIFTLLLALWYSMRKQSYWKQRKIPYVKPIPFIGSLYENMITPIMELELKRHFALGSVYGHYEANRPLISIADPQLLRDIFVKDFVHFVNRRPFKSGDKISDKMISILEGDEWKKVRSIISPTFSTGKLKRVMSIFKDCSKTLIQNFRIAALKNEPVNAKRFFGAFTMDVIASSAFSTKIDSHNDPENEFVQAARRAFTPKFNWRLILFLISPKILKLLNISLADPSVNGFFSNVTTQIIEQRKRTKQKRNDFLQLLIDAAEEENDDMGPNYQNVFTNDDSHKSLTMNEVIAQCIIFFLAGYDTTASALSFSSYLLAIHQEVQEKARQEIIYFLDNDGVLTYESLNKMKYLDNIISETLRIYPPAVRTERKVESEYELGDTGIILEKDMIVTVPIYALHHDPKYFPDPEKFDPDRFSPEERKKRDSYSYLPFGHGPRNCIGMRFALMEIKVCLVYIISSFNINTCHHTKIPIQFRPNAFGLLQPQEIFLSFELRDDSPLQI; encoded by the exons ATGTCGGAGCATCTCTTTGTCACATTTGTAATAGGGATATTTACTTTATTGCTGGCATTATG GTATTCTATGAGAAAACAGTCGTATTGGAAGCAGAGAAAAATTCCGTATGTCAAGCCAATTCCTTTTATTGGATCTCTTTACGAAAACATGATTACA cctaTAATGGAATTGGAATTGAAGAGACATTTTGCCCTGGGTTCTGTTTATgg acatTATGAGGCAAATCGGCCTCTCATTTCAATCGCCGATCCTCAACTATTGCGGGACATTTTCGTCAAAGACTTTGTACACTTCGTCAACCGAAGA ccGTTTAAATCGGGTGATAAAATATCGGATAAAATGATCTCAATTCTCGAAGGAGATGAATGGAAGAAAGTTCGAAGCATCATATCCCCAACATTCTCTACTGGAAAGCTAAAAAGG GTGATGAGCATTTTTAAAGACTGTTCGAAGACTTTGATTCAAAACTTCAGAATTGCTGCTCTAAAGAATGAACCCGTCAATGCAAAAAG GTTTTTTGGTGCATTTACGATGGACGTGATTGCGAGCTCCGCTTTTTCTACCAAGATCGATTCACATAATGATCCGGAAAACGAATTCGTTCAGGCAGCCAGGAGAGCTTTCACACCGAAATTCAACTGGAGATTGATCTTATTTC tgATATCTCCGAAGATTTTGAAACTGTTGAACATCTCTTTAGCAGATCCCTCCGTCAATGGATTTTTCAGCAACGTTACTACACAGATAATAGAACAAAGGAAAAGGACAAAACAG aaaaggaaCGATTTCCTTCAGTTGCTGATAGATGCTGCAGAAGAAGAAAATGATGATATGGGACCGAACtatcaaaatgttttcacaAATGACGACTCACACAAAA GTCTTACAATGAATGAGGTGATTGCGCaatgcattattttctttttggctGGTTATGACACGACTGCCTCCGCCCTCTCCTTCTCCTCCTATTTACTGGCCATCCATCAAGAAGTGCAAGAGAAGGCCCGTCAGGAAATCATCTACTTCTTAGACAATGAT gGTGTCTTAACTTATGAATCTCTGAACAAGATGAAATATTTGGATAATATCATATCAGAAACCCTAAGAATATATCCTCCAGCTGTTAG AACTGAACGGAAAGTTGAATCTGAATACGAATTGGGTGACACTGGCATCATTCTGGAAAAAGATATGATTGTCACAGTTCCAATATACGCCCTGCATCATGATCCTAAGTATTTTCCGGATCCTGAGAAATTTGATCCAGACAG attCAGCCCTGAGGAACGAAAGAAGAGAGATTCCTATTCATATCTTCCCTTCGGACATGGACCCAGAAATTGCATTGGCATGAGGTTCGCTCTCATGGAAATAAAAGTGTGCCTCGTTTATATCATCAGCTCTTTCAACATCAACACCTGCCATCACACAAAA